From the Saccharomycodes ludwigii strain NBRC 1722 chromosome I, whole genome shotgun sequence genome, one window contains:
- the SCS7 gene encoding fatty acid alpha-hydroxylase (similar to Saccharomyces cerevisiae YMR272C | SCS7 | Suppressor of Ca2+ Sensitivity): MSATTKTVPLYSATDLSKHATEKDCWVTLYNRRIYDITTFLDEHPGGKDILLDYAGKDITEVMKDLDVHEHSDSAYEILDDNYFIGVLANEEETTRLLSNPDHVVEVSTSSLNVNDGYFVKDLPTEDKLRIATDYKKDWENHKFLDLNKPLLWQVLFGKFTKEFYVDQIHRPRHYGKGSAPIFGVWFLEPLSKTPWYVIPSTWLPFVCYFFYKGVTHMNPFFSVFLFGVGLFVWTLIEYSLHRFLFHFDQNLPESQIAFTFHFLAHGVHHYLPMDKFRLVMPPALFIVLCTPIYKLVFAIFPYYWACSGFAGGLLGYICYDLTHYFLHHAKLPSYMQKLKKYHLEHHYKNYELGFGVTSWFWDKVFGTYLGDDAPTSKMKYD; this comes from the coding sequence atgTCTGCTACTACTAAGACCGTACCATTGTATTCAGCAACTGATTTAAGCAAGCATGCTACCGAAAAGGATTGCTGGGTTACATTATACAATAGAAGAATTTATGACATCACCACATTTTTAGATGAACATCCGGGTGGTAAAGATATATTACTGGACTATGCCGGTAAGGATATCACTGAGGTCATGAAAGATTTAGACGTTCATGAACATAGTGATAGTGCATACGAGATTTTAgatgataattattttatcgGTGTTTTGGCCAATGAAGAGGAAACAACCAGGTTGTTGAGTAATCCAGATCATGTTGTCGAAGTTTCTACCTCTTCTTTGAATGTCAATGATGgttattttgttaaagATTTACCAACTGAAGATAAGTTAAGAATTGCTACTGATTACAAAAAAGATTGGGAAAACCACAAGTTTTtggatttaaataaacCTTTGTTATGGCAAGTTTTGTTTGGGAAATTTACTAAAGAATTTTATGTTGACCAAATTCACAGACCAAGACATTACGGTAAAGGTTCTGCTCCCATTTTTGGTGTTTGGTTTTTAGAACCATTAAGTAAAACACCATGGTATGTTATCCCATCAACCTGGTTGCCATTTGtatgctattttttttataaaggTGTGACTCATATGaacccatttttttctgttttctTATTTGGAGTtggtttgtttgtttggaCTTTGATTGAATACAGTTTGCatagatttttatttcattttgaTCAGAATTTACCTGAATCACAAATTGCCTTTACTTTCCATTTCTTGGCCCACGGTgttcatcattatttacCAATGGACAAGTTCCGTTTAGTTATGCCACCTGCTTTGTTCATTGTTTTGTGCACCCCAATTTATAAATTGGTATTTGCCATCTTCCCATACTACTGGGCTTGTTCTGGGTTTGCTGGTGGGTTACTTGGTTATATTTGTTATGATTTAACTCATTATTTCTTACATCATGCTAAATTACCATCCTATATgcaaaaattgaaaaaataccaTTTGGAACATCATTATAAAAACTACGAATTAGGATTTGGGGTTACTTCCTGGTTTTGGGATAAGGTTTTTGGTACCTATTTGGGTGATGATGCTCCAACTTCTAAGATGAAGTACGATTAA
- the COQ5 gene encoding 2-hexaprenyl-6-methoxy-1,4-benzoquinone methyltransferase (similar to Saccharomyces cerevisiae YML110C | COQ5 | COenzyme Q), giving the protein MIRITGIRGCAKASFRKSLQVPLLRKFSTTNTKFTEAGTTHFGSKTVLKEDKEKLVGNVFSSVASKYDVMNDVMSLGIHRLWKDHFINKLDAGKRPNSTEPLHFIDVAGGSGDIAFGLLDHAEKQFHDVESTMDIVDINPDMLKEGEKRALEQGKYYNDPRVRFLVQNGEKLDAIESNSKDVYTVSFGIRNFTNIQAGLNTAYRVLKPGGIFYCLEFSKIENPLIDFTYQQWSKVLPVMGSIVANDYDSYKYLVESIQRFPNQETFKSMIEQAGFKSCGYESLTFGVCAIHWGVKV; this is encoded by the coding sequence ATGATTAGAATAACTGGTATTAGAGGGTGTGCTAAGGCATCTTTTAGAAAAAGTCTACAAGTTCCTCTTTTGAGAAAATTTTCCACCACTAACACTAAATTTACTGAAGCTGGTACTACTCACTTCGGTTCCAAAACCGTTTTAAAGGAggacaaagaaaaattagttggtaatgttttttcttcagTTGCTTCCAAATATGATGTTATGAACGATGTTATGTCTTTGGGAATTCATAGATTATGGAAAGatcattttattaataaattggaTGCCGGTAAGAGACCAAATTCAACTGAACCATTACACTTTATAGATGTTGCTGGTGGCTCTGGTGATATTGCATTTGGTTTATTAGATCATGCTGAAAAGCAATTCCATGATGTAGAAAGTACTATGGATATTGTAGATATTAACCCTGATATGTTAAAGGAGGGCGAGAAAAGGGCTTTAGAACAAggtaaatattataatgaCCCAAGAGTGAGATTTTTGGTTCAAAACGGTGAAAAATTAGATGCTATTGAATCTAATTCTAAGGATGTATATACAGTTTCTTTTGGTATCAGAAATTTCACTAATATTCAAGCTGGTTTAAATACAGCTTATAGAGTTTTAAAACCGGgtggtattttttattgtttggaATTTTCCAAGATTGAAAACCCATTAATTGATTTCACTTATCAACAATGGTCTAAAGTTTTACCTGTTATGGGATCGATTGTTGCTAATGATTACGATtcttataaatatttggttGAATCCATTCAAAGGTTTCCAAATCAAGAAACCTTCAAAAGTATGATTGAACAGGCTGGATTTAAATCCTGCGGTTATGAAAGTTTGACTTTTGGTGTATGTGCTATTCATTGGGGTGTTAAAGTTTGA
- a CDS encoding uncharacterized protein (similar to Saccharomyces cerevisiae YML108W | protein of unknown function), producing the protein MSNQYYRMLILLESEEPLESNKLASADNTDTNEQCKPPTTTLSHEYLNEFPLEFLLIGEDHMDELNKWFDKFDAEICIPNEKYIKYEITSDGLIVVLVKNEDLVNDIECFVKKNDKEQ; encoded by the coding sequence atgagCAATCAATATTATAGAATGCTAATTTTACTAGAATCTGAAGAACCACTCGAGTCAAACAAACTTGCTTCAGCTGATAATACTGACACTAACGAACAATGTAAGCCTCCTACTACTACATTATCTCAcgaatatttaaatgaatttCCATTAGAATTTCTACTAATAGGAGAAGACCATATGGACGAGTTAAATAAGTGgtttgataaatttgatGCAGAAATATGCATCcctaatgaaaaatatattaaatacgAAATCACAAGCGACGGATTGATTGTTGTTTTAGTAAAGAATGAAGATTTAGTTAATGATATTGAGTGTTTTGTTAAAAAGAATGATAAggaacaataa
- the DAT1 gene encoding Dat1p has translation MAKKLSEGRKKGSGRKPGSKSKTLTQGRKKGSGRKYNTNATQNNPSIPKTQHTQADKDAAQALCSLFLRHKLSPIHVPNGGFNNIINSQHEYILPPLSPSEACNTNTNNNITVLNNTCFNNGNDYQNNNKNGNNKIALPSITGLTHYLDDDVQKQRNNVDVDSKNVHYDNNRYNISNTYNYMKFRPSHNSSGTKVSIRVLVNRTHNDNNNTNNTAAGSVNSSTTTTNNSTNNNNNAHISAHNTAG, from the coding sequence atggCCAAGAAGTTGTCAGAAGGtaggaaaaaaggaagtGGTAGGAAACCGGGAAGTAAAAGCAAGACATTAACACagggaagaaaaaaaggaagtggaagaaaatataacacAAATGCAACGCAAAATAACCCATCAATCCCAAAGACACAACACACTCAAGCGGATAAAGATGCTGCTCAGGCCTTATGTTCACTATTTCTTCGACACAAATTATCACCAATTCATGTACCGAACGGTGGtttcaataatatcattaataGCCAGCATGAATACATCTTACCGCCTCTTTCCCCATCTGAAGCTTGTAACACTaacaccaataataacatcactgttttaaataatacttGTTTTAATAACGGTAATgattatcaaaataataataaaaacggcaacaataaaatagcGCTTCCTAGCATTACTGGATTGACGCATTATTTAGATGATGATgtacaaaaacaaagaaataatGTTGATGTTGATAGCAAGAATGTACattatgataataataggtATAATATCAGTAACACGTATAATTACATGAAATTTAGACCTTCTCATAATTCATCAGGGACTAAAGTTTCTATCAGAGTGCTGGTTAATAGGACGCAcaatgacaataataacacaaaTAACACTGCCGCTGGTAGCGTCAATAGCAGTACAAcaactactaataatagcacaaataataataataatgctcATATATCAGCACATAATACTGCAGGGTGa
- the CTK3 gene encoding Ctk3p (similar to Saccharomyces cerevisiae YML112W | CTK3 | Carboxy-Terminal domain Kinase), with protein sequence MNSLEIRMKFIQLMKTLHKCSLTSQASNILMLNNYKNSISLITDYKKQNKNYDILTNDLNTNNTSNNINNNDLHLQLYLRYYEENYDDFHQVLMDYLKKINILDRLDVLIFWTQLITQLNLKQRRNLDHTGNKAYMVLHDYLIRYLPQVFSLVLQMNALPTNVSNSTSSLAVPSSTSIPTYSSSSSSSTISSSSSSSSSNTTTTTTTGNNNNTYNVGTNSGTNSGNSTWQNAITNLPLTIEIFQYIYNLIVEPNMSSDNNKTPGLDKILKSEKAFTEYLKERGIYELNSREIRLLKGKCNLNELNWENNLSTTYLSKEEKDQDFQDLAYLMKCFEIILQTLHYKFFLQQYFITNGGFCVNENNINTALTQEETSSNAFASTAGTNTNKNIKVSSLLHRMEADRERHKKLKEQNWFVHRGDDDSMIGKNEFETLLNVNNSTIDYDKLCFLQNLYLSST encoded by the coding sequence ATGAATAGTTTAGAAATTAGAATGAAGTTTATTCAATTAATGAAGACTTTACATAAATGCTCTCTAACTTCACAGgcatcaaatattttaatgttaaacaattataaaaactctatttctttaatcactgattataaaaaacaaaataaaaactacGATATTTTAACCAATGATTTAAATACTAACAACacaagtaataatataaataataatgaccTTCATTTGCAATTATATTTACGTTATTATGAGGAAAATTATGATGATTTTCATCAAGTTTTAATGGActatttaaagaaaattaatattttagacAGATTAgatgttttaatattttggaCACAATTAATTACCcaattgaatttaaaacaaaggAGAAACTTAGATCATACTGGGAATAAAGCTTATATGGTATTACATGACTATTTGATTAGATATTTACCTCAAGTATTTTCATTGGTTTTACAAATGAATGCTTTACCGACTAATGTTTCTAATTCTACTTCCTCTTTGGCTGTTCCCTCTTCTACTTCTATTCCCActtattcttcttcttcttcttcttctactatttcttcttcctcttcttcttcttcttccaatactactactactactactactggcaataacaacaatacttATAATGTTGGTACAAATAGTGGTACAAATAGTGGTAATAGCACATGGCAAAATGCCATTACAAATTTACCATTGACTATAGAGATATTTCAATACATCTACAATTTAATTGTTGAACCGAACATGAGctctgataataataaaacaccAGGATtggataaaattttaaaaagtgaAAAGGCTTTTACAGAATACTTGAAAGAACGTGGTATTTATGAATTGAATTCAAGGGAAATTCGGCTATTAAAAGGTAAATGTAATTTAAATGAACTAAATTgggaaaataatttatcaaCAACGTATTTGAGcaaggaagaaaaagaccAAGATTTCCAGGATCTGGCTTATTTAATGAAATGCTTTGAGATAATTTTACAAACATTGCactataaattttttttgcaacaatattttataacaaaTGGTGGATTTTGTGTGAATGagaataatataaatacagCTCTGACTCAAGAAGAAACATCATCCAACGCTTTTGCCAGCACGGCTGGtactaataccaataaaaacatcaaaGTCAGTTCTTTATTACATAGGATGGAGGCTGATCGTGAAAgacataaaaaattaaaagagcAGAATTGGTTTGTTCATAGGGGTGACGATGACTCGATGATTGGCAAAAATGAATTTGAAACATTGTTGAACGTCAACAATAGTACAATTGACTACGAtaaattatgttttttacaaaatctATATTTATCCTCGACATGA
- the BUL2 gene encoding ubiquitin-ubiquitin ligase BUL2 (similar to Saccharomyces cerevisiae YMR275C | BUL1 | Binds Ubiquitin Ligase (paralog of YML111W | BUL2)) gives MSFDRLSRSRNKNSNNSAPHSNHHNTSPSAAAKTRSLLKAATLSPTRLESIETVLKKGGGTTSTNDNIIANNVTDKNKPRIDASKRTKSSNGIHHVHSKDKELELCCGRTLFNSTDNNISDGVKEDDLNDKDGLEFNTKNYGRNHFNGNNTMHNNDLNAPDYEQAFNSNSTSNDEDNDLVIDVLPSFHLYNALHRHIPMGNVDSDIVAYPPRYEEPNTTSIINYDTNANNAYTSDTSSTGISIRPRLTRGHSSTDNISGQPNLHLFRTQYEPIIDDIDEDNENIAIDRVYSLPKLSTPIEISIKVTKTPVRPDQKLEEESILKEYTSGDIVNGYVIISNKSTERMKFEMFYVTLEGFTSVLDKKLEKRTIKRFLRMVDISASWSYSTIEISSGVEYDPGAIDPDDGCILGLPNNRYLEPGLKYKKYFMFKFPYQLLDVTCKHELSTHTQVPPSFGIDSYALNGKYSNIGVNPMLGYGHLGTKGSPILTLDLAPASVATHYSIDAKLVGKEPATSSLHLGPDANGNNNNSNNSCNKKLFLMKDAHYNLRFIPFGTPCNWDPILAPKSPLSQLKKLSDLIKERLKMLDVIFEKVHNNQIITPNDVFGEDFIAINNNEDAIANRDATSTDMNNIGNNDGNARVIPNTSYLESEEILNRKLRNLYVNRDDSTNTTTTEHYHEKGQTCHSHFINDTEDDNYKEGDIVKREFAYAIKSHSKSKKMNFFSAFMGASHSSSKSHANNPAPGSAVNSSSNTSLHKQPNSSNLHSGIIMASATIPQGGISYSEPSLLRKTNKFDNKNKHDQENWSILTKSLGDSPILKTIKINLDCVESNNSEDHCPPDIQAISIDLISITGLSTNPIPINLNSKFLLNDKKLEAIRKEFVQLRSEIDKYLGKFLQHKDNINKLYKTSITTLPPIKFNNFISNGLLSDVNSIANFNVEKKTLKEVFLKQSVCLLKEEKENSDNIKPVSTSTGLLSPSDSHGLAKNHASNTLTTKKSGSSAINQPVSPQISMKRTASSSLLSPFSSGNANSQHINELFKEFVVHEWIRVEPHHYKRELDVRLRITPELKQTLVPTFEECLCCRMYCLHVNIKFAGQAGIASIDIPVKVIHY, from the coding sequence ATGTCCTTCGACAGATTAAGTAGAAGTCGAAACAAgaacagtaataatagcgCCCCACATTCTAATCATCATAACACTTCACCTTCTGCTGCTGCAAAGACAAGATCATTACTTAAAGCAGCTACTCTTTCACCAACTAGATTAGAATCTATAGAGactgttttgaaaaagggTGGTGGCACaactagtaccaatgacAACATCATCGCTAATAATGTCACtgataaaaacaaaccTAGGATTGATGCTAGCAAAAGAACCAAAAGTAGCAATGGTATTCATCATGTACATAGTAAAGATAAAGAATTAGAATTGTGTTGCGGAAGAACCTTGTTTAATAGtactgataataatatcagtGATGGAGTAAAAGAAGATGACCTTAACGATAAAGATGGACTAGAatttaatacaaaaaattatggaAGAAATCATTTTAATGGAAATAATACAATGCATAACAATGACTTGAATGCTCCAGACTATGAACAAGCTTTTAATTCAAATAGTACTAGCAACGATGAGGACAATGATTTGGTTATCGATGTCTTGCCTTCCTTCCATTTATATAATGCATTACACAGACATATTCCAATGGGTAACGTTGATTCAGATATTGTAGCTTATCCACCACGGTATGAGGAACCAAATACTACATCCATTATAAACTATGATACCAATGCTAACAATGCTTATACTTCTGATACTAGTTCTACTGGGATTAGCATAAGACCGCGGTTGACTAGAGGCCATAGCAGTACTGACAATATCTCTGGCCAGCCAAATCTGCATTTATTTAGAACTCAATATGAACCAATAATCGATGATATCGATGAAGACAACGAAAATATTGCCATAGATAGAGTATATTCGCTCCCCAAGTTATCAACACCTATTGAAATATCCATTAAAGTCACTAAAACCCCCGTAAGGCCAGACCAAAAATTAGAGGAAGAGTCGATTTTAAAGGAATACACATCAGGCGACATTGTTAATGGCTATGTCATTATCTCAAATAAATCAACTGAAAGAATGAAATTCGAGATGTTCTATGTTACTCTGGAAGGGTTTACCTCAGTTCTTGATAAGAAACtggaaaaaagaacaatCAAAAGATTTCTGCGTATGGTGGATATTAGTGCAAGCTGGTCTTACAGTACAATTGAAATTTCGTCGGGTGTGGAATATGATCCCGGAGCTATTGACCCGGATGATGGTTGCATTTTAGGTTTACCTAATAATAGGTATTTGGAGCCCGGtctaaaatataaaaaatatttcatgTTCAAATTCCCGTACCAACTATTAGATGTTACTTGTAAACATGAACTTTCGACACATACCCAGGTACCTCCGAGTTTTGGTATAGATTCTTATGCTCTAAACGGAAAGTATTCAAACATCGGGGTCAATCCAATGTTGGGATATGGTCATTTGGGTACTAAGGGGTCGCCAATTTTAACTTTGGATTTAGCACCAGCTTCTGTGGCTACTCATTATAGTATTGACGCAAAATTAGTTGGTAAAGAACCAGCCACGTCATCTTTGCACCTGGGTCCAGATGCTAacggtaataataataatagcaacaacagttgtaataaaaaattgtttttgatgAAGGATGCTCATTATAACCTAAGATTTATTCCTTTTGGCACACCTTGTAATTGGGATCCAATACTTGCACCCAAGTCACCGCTTtctcaattaaaaaaattatctgATTTGATTAAAGAGAGACTAAAAATGCTAgatgttatttttgaaaaggtCCATAACAATCAAATCATTACTCCAAATGATGTTTTTGGGGAAGATTTCATAGctattaacaataatgagGATGCTATTGCTAATAGAGATGCTACTTCTACTGATATGAATAACATTGGTAATAATGATGGTAACGCGAGGGTAATTCCAAATACTTCATATTTAGAAAGTGAAGAGATtttaaatagaaaattGAGAAATCTATATGTCAATAGGGATGACAGTACTAACACTACCACTACGGAACATTACCATGAAAAAGGACAAACTTGCCATTctcattttattaatgatacGGAAGATGACAATTATAAAGAAGGTGATATTGTTAAACGTGAATTTGCTTATGCTATTAAATCTCACTCAAAATCGAAAAagatgaattttttttcagctTTTATGGGCGCTTCTCATTCCTCCAGTAAGTCTCATGCCAACAACCCCGCTCCTGGCTCTGCGgttaatagtagtagtaatactAGCCTTCATAAACAACCAAATTCTTCTAACTTACACTCGGGTATTATCATGGCATCCGCTACCATTCCTCAAGGCGGGATTTCCTACTCTGAACCATCATTGTTAAGGAAAACCAATAAATttgacaataaaaataagcaTGATCAGGAAAATTGGTCAATATTAACTAAATCGTTAGGAGACTCTCCCATTTTAAAAaccattaaaattaatttagaTTGTGTTGAATCCAATAATAGCGAGGACCACTGTCCACCAGATATCCAGGCTATTTCTAttgatttaatttcaattaCAGGGCTCTCGACAAACCCAATACCCATTAATTTGAATTCCaaatttttgttgaatGACAAAAAACTTGAGGCAATACGCAAGGAGTTTGTTCAATTACGTTCCGAaattgataaatatttaggAAAGTTTCTTCAACATAAAGACAACATTAACAAGTTGTACAAGACAAGCATCACTACATTACCAcctattaaatttaataattttatatcaaATGGATTATTGAGCGATGTTAATAGTATAGCTAATTTtaatgttgaaaaaaaaactttaaaagaaGTATTTTTGAAACAATCTGTATGTTTACTaaaggaagaaaaggaaaattcTGATAATATCAAACCCGTATCAACTAGCACGGGTTTACTGTCACCAAGTGATAGTCATGGTTTAGCAAAAAACCATGCAAGTAACACTTTAACAACTAAAAAATCAGGCTCTAGTGCTATTAATCAACCCGTTTCTCCGCAGATTTCAATGAAAAGAACAGCCTCTAGCTCTTTATTATCACCTTTTAGTTCTGGTAATGCAAATTCCCAACACATAAATGAATTGTTCAAGGAATTTGTTGTGCATGAATGGATTCGTGTTGAGCCACACCATTATAAAAGAGAGTTGGATGTTCGTTTAAGGATAACACCtgaattaaaacaaacttTAGTACCTACTTTTGAGGAATGCCTATGTTGCAGGATGTATTGTTTACATGTTAACATTAAATTTGCTGGTCAAGCTGGGATAGCATCCATCGACATCCCAGTAAAGGTTATTCATTATTAG